The proteins below come from a single Falco rusticolus isolate bFalRus1 chromosome 8, bFalRus1.pri, whole genome shotgun sequence genomic window:
- the HNMT gene encoding histamine N-methyltransferase isoform X1: MLVCTSAAFAIPSLGLKEKLQGATFPSSTLLPPSMASPMRSLCTDPARYLQSFRLFLTNSTEHQCMHGFIQRQLPAVIASIGNGKSTINILSVGGGAGEIDLLVLSKVQARYPGVPINNDVIEPSADQICKYKERVAETSNLENVKFTWHVETAYEYESRMNAEKKSKKWDFIHMVQMLYYVKDVPATIRYFHSLLEAQAKLLIILVSETSGWENLWKKYGSSLPLDDLCSYVSSADIKRILDSAGLKYQVHELPSSMDITSCFVEGNKDGELLLDFLTETCEFSKTAPPELKRQVMEELRKPECSEERDGKVLFNNNLSVIVIEP; this comes from the exons ATGCTGGTTTGTACCTCTGCAGCATTTGCTATTCCTTCTCTaggtctgaaagaaaagctgcagggagccaccttcccctccagcacccTTCTGCCCCCCAGCATGGCATCACCCATGAGGAGCCTGTGCACCGACCCTGCCAGATACCTCCAGTCTTTCCGTCTCTTCCTCACGAATTCAACCGAGCACCAGTGCATGCATGGCTTCATACAGAGGCAGCTGCCCGCCGTGATAGCAAG taTTGGAAACGGGAAGTCTACAATCAATATTCTGAGCGTTGGTGGTGGAGCAG GTGAGATCGACCTGCTGGTCCTCTCAAAAGTACAAGCCAGATATCCAGGGGTCCCCATCAACAATGACGTGATAGAGCCGAGTGCTGACCAAATCTGCAAGTACAAag agcGTGTGGCTGAGACATCAAACCTTGAGAACGTAAAGTTTACTTGGCATGTGGAGACAGCTTATGAATATGAAAGTCGAATGAATGCAGAGAAGAAGTCTAAAAAATGGGACTTCATTCACATGGTCCAG ATGCTGTATTACGTGAAAGATGTCCCAGCGACTATCCGGTACTTCCACAGCCTCCTGGAAGCACAGGCGAAGCTCCTCATTATCCTGGTGTCAG AAACCAGTGGCTGGGAAAATCTGTGGAAGAAGTATGGGTCTTCCTTGCCTTTAGATGATCTCTGCTCTTACGTTTCTTCTGCTGACATCAAAAGGATACTGGATTCAGCCGGGCTGAAGTACCAGGTCCATGAGCTCCCATCCTCCATGGACATAACGAGCTGCTTTGTTGAAGGGAACAAGGATGGGGAGCTGTTGCTGGATTTCCTGACGGAAACTTGTGAGTTTTCAAAAACTGCTCCTCCTGAACTAAAGCGTCAAGTAATGGAGGAGTTAAGAAAGCCTGAATGCAGCGAAGAAAGAGATGGGAAGGTGCTTTTTAATAACAACCTGAGTGTCATAGTGATTGAGCCATGA
- the HNMT gene encoding histamine N-methyltransferase isoform X2 has product MKAVPRNHPSRRSLKEKLQGATFPSSTLLPPSMASPMRSLCTDPARYLQSFRLFLTNSTEHQCMHGFIQRQLPAVIASIGNGKSTINILSVGGGAGEIDLLVLSKVQARYPGVPINNDVIEPSADQICKYKERVAETSNLENVKFTWHVETAYEYESRMNAEKKSKKWDFIHMVQMLYYVKDVPATIRYFHSLLEAQAKLLIILVSETSGWENLWKKYGSSLPLDDLCSYVSSADIKRILDSAGLKYQVHELPSSMDITSCFVEGNKDGELLLDFLTETCEFSKTAPPELKRQVMEELRKPECSEERDGKVLFNNNLSVIVIEP; this is encoded by the exons ATGAAGGCTGTCCCTAGAAATCATCCTTCAAGAAGGA gtctgaaagaaaagctgcagggagccaccttcccctccagcacccTTCTGCCCCCCAGCATGGCATCACCCATGAGGAGCCTGTGCACCGACCCTGCCAGATACCTCCAGTCTTTCCGTCTCTTCCTCACGAATTCAACCGAGCACCAGTGCATGCATGGCTTCATACAGAGGCAGCTGCCCGCCGTGATAGCAAG taTTGGAAACGGGAAGTCTACAATCAATATTCTGAGCGTTGGTGGTGGAGCAG GTGAGATCGACCTGCTGGTCCTCTCAAAAGTACAAGCCAGATATCCAGGGGTCCCCATCAACAATGACGTGATAGAGCCGAGTGCTGACCAAATCTGCAAGTACAAag agcGTGTGGCTGAGACATCAAACCTTGAGAACGTAAAGTTTACTTGGCATGTGGAGACAGCTTATGAATATGAAAGTCGAATGAATGCAGAGAAGAAGTCTAAAAAATGGGACTTCATTCACATGGTCCAG ATGCTGTATTACGTGAAAGATGTCCCAGCGACTATCCGGTACTTCCACAGCCTCCTGGAAGCACAGGCGAAGCTCCTCATTATCCTGGTGTCAG AAACCAGTGGCTGGGAAAATCTGTGGAAGAAGTATGGGTCTTCCTTGCCTTTAGATGATCTCTGCTCTTACGTTTCTTCTGCTGACATCAAAAGGATACTGGATTCAGCCGGGCTGAAGTACCAGGTCCATGAGCTCCCATCCTCCATGGACATAACGAGCTGCTTTGTTGAAGGGAACAAGGATGGGGAGCTGTTGCTGGATTTCCTGACGGAAACTTGTGAGTTTTCAAAAACTGCTCCTCCTGAACTAAAGCGTCAAGTAATGGAGGAGTTAAGAAAGCCTGAATGCAGCGAAGAAAGAGATGGGAAGGTGCTTTTTAATAACAACCTGAGTGTCATAGTGATTGAGCCATGA
- the HNMT gene encoding histamine N-methyltransferase isoform X3, with amino-acid sequence MASPMRSLCTDPARYLQSFRLFLTNSTEHQCMHGFIQRQLPAVIASIGNGKSTINILSVGGGAGEIDLLVLSKVQARYPGVPINNDVIEPSADQICKYKERVAETSNLENVKFTWHVETAYEYESRMNAEKKSKKWDFIHMVQMLYYVKDVPATIRYFHSLLEAQAKLLIILVSETSGWENLWKKYGSSLPLDDLCSYVSSADIKRILDSAGLKYQVHELPSSMDITSCFVEGNKDGELLLDFLTETCEFSKTAPPELKRQVMEELRKPECSEERDGKVLFNNNLSVIVIEP; translated from the exons ATGGCATCACCCATGAGGAGCCTGTGCACCGACCCTGCCAGATACCTCCAGTCTTTCCGTCTCTTCCTCACGAATTCAACCGAGCACCAGTGCATGCATGGCTTCATACAGAGGCAGCTGCCCGCCGTGATAGCAAG taTTGGAAACGGGAAGTCTACAATCAATATTCTGAGCGTTGGTGGTGGAGCAG GTGAGATCGACCTGCTGGTCCTCTCAAAAGTACAAGCCAGATATCCAGGGGTCCCCATCAACAATGACGTGATAGAGCCGAGTGCTGACCAAATCTGCAAGTACAAag agcGTGTGGCTGAGACATCAAACCTTGAGAACGTAAAGTTTACTTGGCATGTGGAGACAGCTTATGAATATGAAAGTCGAATGAATGCAGAGAAGAAGTCTAAAAAATGGGACTTCATTCACATGGTCCAG ATGCTGTATTACGTGAAAGATGTCCCAGCGACTATCCGGTACTTCCACAGCCTCCTGGAAGCACAGGCGAAGCTCCTCATTATCCTGGTGTCAG AAACCAGTGGCTGGGAAAATCTGTGGAAGAAGTATGGGTCTTCCTTGCCTTTAGATGATCTCTGCTCTTACGTTTCTTCTGCTGACATCAAAAGGATACTGGATTCAGCCGGGCTGAAGTACCAGGTCCATGAGCTCCCATCCTCCATGGACATAACGAGCTGCTTTGTTGAAGGGAACAAGGATGGGGAGCTGTTGCTGGATTTCCTGACGGAAACTTGTGAGTTTTCAAAAACTGCTCCTCCTGAACTAAAGCGTCAAGTAATGGAGGAGTTAAGAAAGCCTGAATGCAGCGAAGAAAGAGATGGGAAGGTGCTTTTTAATAACAACCTGAGTGTCATAGTGATTGAGCCATGA